CCCGGACGCCAGCAGCACCAGCGAGTGGTGCAGCCGCAACTGGGTGCGCCACTGCGGGAAGCTCATCCCGGTCTCCCGCCGGAAGAGACGGCTGAGCGTGCGCTCGCCGGCGCCGACGGCCGCGCCGAACGCGGCCAGGTTCCGCTGGTCGGCCGGGTCGGCGTGGAGCAGCGCGGCGATGCCCCGCAGCCGCTCGTCCGCCGGGGACGGCAGGTGCAGCGGAAGCGTGTCGACCTGCTGGAGCTGGTCGAACGCGACCTGCCGCAGATTGCCCCGCCGCCGGTCGGCCTCGGCGCCGGTCCCGTCGAGGGAGGTCAGGCTGATGATGACCTCGCGCAGCAGCGGGGAGACGGCGAGCACCGTCGGCCGGTCGACCCGGATCGGGTCCATGGCCCGGTCGAAGGCCAGCGTCCGCATCAGGGTCGGGCCGTGGGCCCGGTGCGCGTGGGCGGCCCCGGCCGGGATCCAGACCGCGCGGTGCGGCGGGACGATCCAGCCGCCCGCCTCGGTCGACACCGCCAGGACGCCCCGGCTGGGGTGGATCAGTTGGTGCACGGCGTGGTCGTGCCAGTCGATGGTCTGCCGGTGCGCGAGCTCCGAGCGGGTCGAGCCGGACAGCGAACGGCGGGTTGGCGACACAAGTAGGCAGACTATCGATAGCCGATCCTCCCCGCCGCTCGACACCATGAGGTCGTCCCCGGGCACAGCCCG
The Streptacidiphilus albus JL83 genome window above contains:
- a CDS encoding AraC family transcriptional regulator, whose translation is MSPTRRSLSGSTRSELAHRQTIDWHDHAVHQLIHPSRGVLAVSTEAGGWIVPPHRAVWIPAGAAHAHRAHGPTLMRTLAFDRAMDPIRVDRPTVLAVSPLLREVIISLTSLDGTGAEADRRRGNLRQVAFDQLQQVDTLPLHLPSPADERLRGIAALLHADPADQRNLAAFGAAVGAGERTLSRLFRRETGMSFPQWRTQLRLHHSLVLLASGASVTAVAADCGYSSTSAFIESFRHAFGTTPGRYRQPTADRSDASYPPLTGDSDFVP